agcgctgtggaacatccagctGCCCTTTTGCGAACTTCCGACGTGCAGCAAtgggtttttttggacagcagtggcttcttccgtggtgtcctcccatgaacaccattcttgtttagtgttttatgtatcgtagactcgtcaacagatgttagcatgttccagagatttctgtaagtctttagctgacactctctAGGATTCTTAACCTTTTCTTAACCtccattgagcattctgcactgtggtcttgcagtcatctttgcaggacggccactcctagggagagtagcaacagtgctgaacttcctccatttatagacaatttgtcttaccgtggactgatgaacatcaaagcttttagagatacttttgtaacctttTCCAGATttttgcaagtcaacaattcttaatcttaggtcttctgagatctcatttgtttgaggcatggttcacttctggcaatgcttcttgtgaatagcaaactcaaattttgtgagttctttatagggcaaggcagctctaaccaacatctccaatctcgtctcagtGATtgggactccaggttagctgactcctgactccaattagcttttggagaagtcattagcctaggagttcacatacttttcaaacctacactgtgaatgtttaaatgatgtgctcaatatagacaagaaaaacacAATAATTTgtatgttattagtttaagcacactgtttgtctattgttgtgacttagatgaagatcagatcaaacgttatgaccaatttatgcagaaatccaggtaattccaaagggtgcacatactttttcttgccactatgTTTGACTAAAATAATAATTTCAaatcttgcttacatttgtatacaaccACGTGTCTCTCTGTTATGCATGCGAATACTTGAGAACAGACtctcttggagctgatttcctggtgtttttagtcattttagtatCTGTACATGAAGCCTATAGCAATACTATTCAGGCCCTGGGGGCCTCTCTGCAGTACTGctgcctttctcctctccctctggccCTTACTCTATCAAGCAATGTAATTGAATCATCCATGACATGCACACACTTGGTTTCCCAGGTTTAAATCAGTTGAAGGAAAGAATGAAAACCAGTAGAACTGTGGACCTTGAGGCCAGGATTTCAATATTACTGGCCTACTGTAGGACTATCTATAGCATGTGCTGAAGTACTGTGTTTGACTTGCAGGTGCTGGACAGAGCCACGAGGGGGTAATGTCTGACAGCGGTGGTGCTGCCAACAGCAATAGCTGGACTGTCCTCACAGCAGAGGTACGCTCTCTTCAcactttactgtgtgtgtgcacTGCAGAGTTTACAAAAGTTTGAGTTTtgaacatttgtttttcaaatgggATTAATGTGTCACCATATGGGTCAATGAAATAATGTGTGTGTCTCAGGAGACTGTTGCTGAGACACTGAGGCCtgtagaggagagaacagagcacCATGAAGATACACCCAGTCATACTGCTGCAGAGAAACCTACAGGTACACCCAGTCATACTGCTGCAGAGAAACCTACAGGTACACCCAGTCATACTGCTGCAGAGAAACCTACAGGTACACCCAGTCATACAGTGAGCACCAAAAGTATTGGaaatgttttggctctgtactccggATTTGAAATGAGGTTATTTTCATACATATTGGGTGAACTGTGTAGAAATAACAGCACTTGTTGTACATAGTACCCCTAGTATAGGGGAAAATTTCACTTctctattaaagtagtcaaacgtTTAGTATTACATAAAGCGTGTGACTCTAcatacttgttggatgcatttgctgtttgttttggttgtttcagatAATTTTTTGCCCATTAGAAATAAATGGTAAATTAATGAATTGTATAATTTTAAGTCATgtttattgtaaataaaaatataatatgtttgtaaacacttctacattaatgtggaagCTGCCAagattacggatagtcctgaatgaattgtgaataatgatgagtgagaaaataaGACGATCAaatatcacccccccccccaaaacaaaatgctaacctctcctgttattgtaatggtgagagactAGCATGTCGTGgcggtatgatataaaatgctaacctctcctgttattgtaatggtgagagattagcatgtcgtggcggtatgatataaaatgctaacctctcctgttattgtaatggtgagagattagcatgtagtggcggtatgatataaaatgctaacctctcctgttattgtaatggtgagagattagcatgtcatgggggtatgatataaaatgctaacctcctctgtatttgtaatggtgagagattagcatgtcgtGGGGGTataatataaaatgctaacctctcctgttattgtaatgagagattagcatgtcttgggggtatgatataaaatgctaacctcccttgttattgtaatggtaagaggttagcatgtcttgggggtattacataaaatgctaacctctcctgttattgtaatggtgagagattagcatgtcgtggcggtatgatataaaatgctaacctctcctgtatttgtaatggtgagagattagcatgtcgtggcggtatgatataaaatgctaacctctcctgtatttgtaatggtgagagattagcatgtcgtgggggtatgatataaaatgctaacctctcctgtCATTGTAATGAGAGATTAGCAtatcttggaggtatgatataaaatgctaaccactcctgttattgtaatggtgagcgaTTAGTATGTCTTGggagtatgatatttgtgcgtctatcTTTCTGACTCAtcgttattcacgattcattcaggactatccataatcatggtagcatccacattaatgtggaAGTGTTTTGAAGtgtttatttacaataaaagtgactacaaaatgacactacattatTAACCATTAATTTCCATTGGGCACAACATAATATGAAACACAACcagaacaaactgcaaatgcagccaacaagtttgtagagtaacAAGCTTACTGcaatcattgtgtgctaggaatatgggaccaaatactaaactttggaCTAATTTAATACACATAATATAAATTAATTTGTCCcagtacttttggtcccctaaaatgtgaggactatgtacaaaaagtggtgTAATTTCTAAATGATATGGATGACTATACCCTGAAATTAAAGTAGAGTCTGACTTTAACCTCAGTcactgtatcatttcaaatccaaagtgccggagtacagagccaaaacgacaacaaaaaaatcactgtcccaatactttcggAGCTCACTGTATTGCCACATGAGAACCTACAGGTACACAACACATATTGCAACAGTGGTgatttttagcatgtaaatcttggtggggcaaactcaattttttttgttgttgattcatgccaataaagccactaAACAACACTACACAATACATCAATTGcaatataacggtgacaaacagtgcccacaaactgttagggcctacatgaagttgtcccaacagcagagcattCTTTTcaacaccatggagtgaatccttaccactgctacacctggctatcagctgggccttgtctggcagcgacacagttcattcagcctcatttactgcctttaaaaaaacatagctgacttATTAACATGGCTGacttatttaacctctctgggcctactcaacagccagtgtaatcccgtggcgcgatattcaaataccttggaaatggtattacttcaatttctcaaacatatgactattttgcaccattttaaagacaagactctcgttaatctaaccacactgtccgatttcaaaaaggctttacaacgaaagcaaaacattagattatgtcagcagagtacccagccagaaataatcagacacccatttttcaagctagcatataatgtcacataaacccaaaccacagctaaatgcagcactaacctttgatcatcttcatcagataacaatcctaggacattatgttatacaatacatgcatgttttgttcaatcaagttcatatttatatcaaaaaacagctttttacattagcatgtgactagcatgtgactagcattcccaacgaacacttccggtgaatttactaaattactcacgataaacgttcacaaaaaacataacaattattttaagaattatagatacagaactcctttatgcactcgctatgtccaaatttaaaatagcttttcggtgaaagcacattttgcaatattctgagtagatagcccggccatcacaggctagctattttgacacccaccaagtgtggtactcaccaaactccgatttactattagaaaagtttgattacctttgctgtctttgtcagaatgcactcccaggacttctacttcaataacaaatgttggtttggttcaaaataatccatagttatatccaaatagcggcgttttgtttgtgcgttcaagacactatccgatgggtaaagaagggtgacgcgcccgacgcgtttcgtgacaaaaaaattcaaaatattccattaacgtactttgaagcatgtcaaccgctgtttaaaatcaatttttatgctatttttctcgtaaaaaagcgataatattccgaccgggagtggtggttttctttcaaagagagagaaagtaaacatggtgtcggctcgggcacgcgcctccagtctcattgtcctcagatcgaccacttacaaaatgcgctaatgtttttcagccagggcctgcaaagccaccattcagctttctggcgccttctgagagcctatgggagcattagaaaatgtcacgtcatgccagagatcccccgttttggttagagatgatcaagaaggccatgaaatggtcagagagagcgcttcctgtttggaatcttctcaggttttggcctgccaaatgagttctgttatactcacagacaccattcaaacagttttagaaactttagggtgttttctatccaaatcaaacaattatatgcatattctagttactgggcaggagtagtaaccagattaaatcgggtacgttttttatccggctgtgcaaatactgccccctatccccaacaggttaaacaaatgtggtttcctcTGACAATTAAGATGTACAAACTTGTgccataagggaacgatgagcggataagaATCAATCTGTAATtatgattaagacattaatgagcgagctaaaatggacgtagtcaatataactttgTTCAGCAATTGAAatatacagtgacagaattcagaacatgggctgttcttacagtattcctcctgtacaccaagtcagaaccgtaggatcaATAAagtgggcatataagcagacaatgaaagctcttacaatattcagtgtctacatttctccaaaacaggctataggcacaagtcagaacagtaggctatgtTATGAGGGGGAAAGTTACCAAatctattagggtgaggcacatgagcTACTaatagcttactacacaacatatttAGCTGAAGtacacatatctccctggcatattacatcatttatgcagcagcatacaagacatgttTGGACTCATCttgttgtgctcacttgaacaggaaggtggcgcagcaGTCCATCTTGTGGGCaacttttgtcatcaaagtctggcattctctggctttatggtgctttcaagacaactgggaactctaggggggggggggggaacaaggtcaaatcatgatcttcaggtcggagcgcTAGAAAGAGGCTTGAGTTCCCGACTTAGAATtcagagttggatgaccattcaaaacatattttcccaatCGGaacttgttttttttcccccagagttcccacttgtcttgaactcactcaagtctgagatttcccagttccgaaatatgccgtgttcaaaacaacgtGGCAGAtttcggaactgggaaatctgacttgagtgagtttatccttttaagcttggaaaagagacccttaaacccagacttggatcaCACACCctttccactgaatagcaggctagtgatggctttgcaacgcttgcagttagccactgattccttccaaaccactcattgttgaatttgcgattccctacttgttgtgtaatgtttgtccaatggccaatgagcaaCGATACATTtagtataatttctcttcatatgacaattaTTGAAAATGATTTGCCAGTACATTGTCGACTTGACTCATGATGACtgtttgctagctaagattttgaaagtatcatgttgacatgatcagtccaatcaaagctacggtagatagtgTATTCAGAccattgacattttccacattttgttatactacagccttattctaaaattgattacaatgattaaaaaaactatctacacacaataccccatcatgacaaagcaaaaacgttttttattttagcaaacttatgtatcacatttacataagtattaagatcctttactcagtactttgttgaagcatctttggcagtgattacagccccgagtcttcttgggtatgatgatacaagcttggcacacctgtatttggagtttctcccattgttctctgcagatccccctcaagctctgtcaggttggatgtggagtgtcgctgcacaactTTTTTtaggtgtctccagagatgttcgattgggttcaagtccgggctctggctgggccactcaaggacattcagagacttgtcctgaaaccaATCCTGCGCTGTccgggctgtgtgcttagggtcattgtcctgttggaagatgaaccttcgccccaatctgaggtcctgagcgctctggagcaggttttcatcaaggatctctctgtactttgctctgttcatctttccctcgatcctgacgagtctcccagtccctgccgctgaaaaacatccacacagcatgatgtgccaccaccatgcttcaccgtaggatggtgcaaggtttcctccagacgtgacacttggtattcaggccaaagagttcaatcttggtttcatcagaccagagaatcttgtttctcatggtctgagagtccttcaggtgccttgtGGCAAACTTCAAGCTGGCCTTTAACTGAGCAGTGGCTTCGgtgtggccactctaccataaatgccggattgttggagtgctgcagagatggttgtccttctggaaggttctcccatccccatagaggaactatggagtgctgtcaaagtgaccatagggttcttggtcacctccctgaccaggcctttctcccccgattgctcagtttggccgggcggccagttctaggaatagtcttggtgtttccaaacttcttccattttagaattatggaggccactgtgttcttgtggaccttcattGCTGCAGAATCTGCCACCACAGAAAGCGCTGAGCTAGGcaaaaacacctgcattttggagctgcgtTACTCAAGAAAtctaaaaagagaccatgtttgtatgcagcgtTATTAactcattgtttgcaaactgatatgtgaaacatattaatgccaaataacatacaaaacaggtggggctctgccctgCCGTGAATGACGGGTCGCAACTGCAATAGTATAACCTACAGGCACTAATACTGTTATACTACTTAACCTctaacatgtctgtctgtctatcagaGAGTAGGCCTGGGGAGGATGCAGTGTCTGCTGAAGAGTCTCACTCTGTGAAGCTACAGCAGGTTAGAGATCCATCTCTTATGACACCCCACCTAGGATCATATCTAGCTAGAGGAAACACTGACTGATCTTGGACACTAACAGTTGTTTCACATCCATCCCCAGGAGACCCAGGAAACACAACCAGAGAGAGATAAGGATTACACCCATGACCTTCCCTTTGACCCTGTCCCTGACTCAACCCCTGCCCTTGACTCCTCTGCTAGTGTTGCTCCTCCGAGCTCTCTGTTAGAAGTCCCCGCCCCCACAGGGCTTGACCCAGATACACACAGCCAATCCAGAAGCCTCCCTGGGAACCCAGCCCCTCCCATCTCTGACCCTGATTCGTTCTCTGACTCCTACACCCACATTAGCTCCTCCCCCGACCTTGAAGAGCCCCCTGCCTTGCTGCTCAACACTGAGCCACCGGAAGAGGTGGGGCTTGTACAGGAAGTGGAGGGGTATATACAGGATGTGCATCATCATTATGAGGAGGGGCTTgggcaggaagaggaggagtctgatCTGTCTGAGGTCGGGGCCAAGACAGGTGAGACACAAGGCATCTGTCTGGATCACCGTAACAACATTAGCTTCACTGTCACTTCGCCTTAAAATGTAGTTTGTGTGAACTGTCCCTTTAAAGCTAATGTTTAGTGGTTCTACGTCCCCTCTTTCTCCCTGGGCCAGACTCTCATCTGGAAGCAGaggtggtgggggaggaggaaggggtgtcaggggtgaggaggaggagggggtctcTCCTGGCGGCTCTGGAGCGGATcggaagggaagaggaggaggaggaggaggatgagttcCGGATTCCGCAGCAGAGGGAGCAAGAGGAGACTGGTTTCTCTCTCAACAAGTGCATCCTAGGAGCTGTCATACTGCTGGGCCTCGGAACCATCTTCTTCTCAGGTGTGTGTCTCTGCAGTTTCTGTTACCATGGGAACATACAATATTGTTACCTTTAAGTGAACGGTGTATGACctacacacacctgtatgtcaccTGTGCCTGTCTCTTCTCTATGACAGTAACACAATGTGCTTCACATAATGATGACTGATCAGACTAAAGGGATTTGTCCCCCACATCACAGCTAGTCAGTAGTGTGTTGGTTGAAGTAGTGGTCACAGATAAAGGTCTATCTGAGACTGTATTATGTCTACAGGTGTCTTCATGGACCTGGATGGTGGtaggttgtgcgtgtgtgtgtgtgtgtgtgtgtgtgtgtgtgtgtaccagaggAAAAGAGGAGTGTTATGCGATTAACACTCACATGCTTGGTTGACAGTGCTCTCCATGCTTTCCCAAGATGCACTGCTCTCTCTAGATCTACActgtatataatattactattcAATGAATGTTAGAAATTGATATTCGCTTAATgatttagtttttttcccccctgtgtAACTGAAGGGTTACTTAGCCAATTACAAATGACAAGTGCATGTTGATAAtgataatgtgtgtgtgcatgctgagGGGGCTTTGTGCAGGTGAATGTTTCCTGCCCATCCTCATGACACCGTTTGAGTGTGTTTTGATGCATTATGTTGGATCTCAATGCTTTGATGAGGAAGCTCCTGACATGCACTGATGCACTGTGTGTTGCATTCCATCCTTGTGttttgttgtcatggtgatggtgcATCCTAGTGTTTGTGTGTAGAGTGATGTGTATTGTCCCCAATGTATTATGTCATATGATGTCTGTGGTTGTCTCCATTGTCTTTATGATGCATTATACTTGTTATAACTGTGATATAATGCCTTGTAACATTCTTTGTCAGTCTTGTGATGCGTTATAACAGCTGTTGTCCTTCCAGAGGGGGACTATGATGCCAGGGAGCTGAGAGAAACAGAGGTGGTGGGAAAACAGGtcagcctctttctctctctatcttatcCCCCGCTAACTTCAaaattcaagtgtgtgtgtgtgtgtgtgtgtgtgtgtgtaatgtttgtctgtgtgttatcAAAGGAATGGCTGAATCCTGAGGTTCCTCTTCCACCACCTGTAGATGTTGACAGTACAGACCAACTGAATAAACTGGCTAAAGAAGACCCACGGATAGCTGTACTGCAAGCCCAACTCCTGGTAGGCCCCtcgctgtgctctctctctctctctctctctctctctctctctctctctctctctctctctctctctctctctctctctctctctctctctctctctctctctctctctctctcttcctctccccctctctctctttctttctgactTAAtgtacaactgtgtgtgtgtgtgtgtgctgcctatATTCTCAAAGGGTCgtctttgtttttttttaaatcaggcaCAGAAAGAGGAGCTAAAAGTAGCCCAGAAGGAGGcggaggatggagggaaggagagaaagaagagggaggaggtggagaaggagcaCGGTAGGCTGAAGAAAGAGATGACATCGCTCCCTGTCCTTCAGAAGGAGAacgagaggatgaagagagagctGGAGTCTGTTCCTGTCTTACAGAAGGATCTAGAGACACTCAGAGCCACAGTGACTGAACTaaaacacagcacaggtacttaGGAGTAGACCTGgcttcaaatactatttaaaatcaTTTACAATACTGTACTTCAGCTGGGCTTGATTGAGAATGCCTGGCACAATAACATTTTCTTAACTGCAAGCCCCGCCCACCTGGTACGCCAGGCATGCTAAAGCAATCCCTAAAAGTATTTGGAAGATTTCCAGTAGTATTTGAACCCACAGGTCtgtgtaggagagagggaggggagtagGGAatgtgaaggagggaggaagaggacaggGGGAAAGAGCTAGCTAGTGACACTAATAGCCACAGTGACTgaactagcacacacacacaacatgtacatgcacacaaacacaaacatttcTAATTCTCTTCAATTCTTTCCTTAGCCAAAGAAGCAGCTTCACCTCCAGTCTCTGCCTCTGTCCTGCCCCCCTCTGGCCAAGCTGGGGATGACAGCCAGAACACAGccggaacgatagagagagagggcaagaaacCAGGGAAGGGAGAGAAAAAAGAGTTGAAGGAAGAGAAGACGGATTGGAATAAGGGAGGGAAGAAGGGTTATAAGGTAGAAAAAGAGTGGAGAAGTGGAAAATATGACCAGGAGAAAGAAGGAAAAGAGGAGAAAGAGTGGAAGAAGAAAGAAGACAAGAAGGGAGAATGGAAGAAAGATAAATCTAGCAGAGGGAATGAGGGCAAACCATGGAAGGACAGAGGAAACAAGATGGAATGGAAGGAGAAGAGTGAGAAAAAAGACTGGAAGGTGGAGAAAGATTGGAAAAAGGAAAAACCTGAAAGATGGAGTGATAGCAAGGAGTGGAAAAAAAGCAAGGATGAGAGGAAGGGAAAAGAGgagaaaaatcaaaagaaaggaGGTTGGGTTgagtggaagggagagaagaaTGGAAAAGAGGACAAAAATCAAAGAAAAGGAGGTTATAATAAGGGCAGGGATgagtggaagggagagaaggagtggaagggagagaagaaTGGAAAAGAGGAGAAAAATCTAAGAAAAGGAGGTTGGAATAAGGGCAGGGATgagtggaagggagagaaggagtggaAGAATGACAAGGATGACTATAAGGACCTTGGCaaaggatggaaggagagaggagagagaaaggagtggaAGGAAGAGAAAGACTGGACAAAGAAAGACGGAAAGAAAGACGTCAGTAAAGAGTGGAAGAGTAAGGACAACAGGAGAGAAAATGAGTGGTCTGATGGAAATAGAAAGATGGAAGGATTGAAGGAGGAGAGAAACGGAGGAAACTGGAAAAAggacagagggaatgacaagTACGAGAAGGACCACCACTACTCTCAGGAAgggcagaaagagaggagaaagagagaaaagggccCTCCCCAAACCCACCGCCGACCCCCCCTTGAGCAACCTGACTACTGGAGTCACCAGAGAGAACGACTGCAGCACAAACCCAACCCTCAAACCCACTGCAGTTCAGTGGAGGCCTGCGCCCAGGCAGAGGGGCTGCTCCCTGTCACCATGCCGGAGTTTGAGGCCCTGCTCCTGGGTTACCTGGTCAAGGCAGAGAGGGTGGGGGTGGAGGCCTCCAAGAGGGAGGAGCTCAGTAAGCTAACCAAGGAGTTCTTCAGTGACGGAGTGTTCGTTCACGACCAGATGAGCTTCAAGGACTTTGTGGAGGATGTGGATGACATCTTAGAGGATATGGTGGAGgatgaggaggtagaggaggagatggatgacTTTGAGGAAGAGGCAATGAACAGGTTTTCAGttccagggagaggagagagggagaagtggaggaaggagagtgggagaggacGGGTGTgatggagtgagaaagagagtcaACACATGTCAGGAGGAGCGGAAAGATGGAGGTGGAGGAAAATAGATGGATGTGCTACAAGGTAGAATTTAGGaggagcaatatatatatatattacgaccaccgttcaaaagtttggggtcatttagaaatgtccttgtttttgaaagaaaagcactttttttttgtccattaaaatcaaattgatcagaaatacaatgtagacattgttagtgttgtaaattactattgtagctggaaactgctgatttttaatgaaatatctacataggcgtacagaggcccattatcagcaaccatcactcctgtgttccaatggcacgttgtgttagctaatccaagtttatcattttaaaaggctaattgatcattagaaaacattagtgtctagtttgagaaacagatgcctcacaagtcctcaactggcagcttcattaaatagtacccgcaaaacaccagtctcaacgtcaacagtgaagaggcgactccgggatgctggccttctaggcagagttgcaaagaaaaagccatatctcagactggccaataaaaagaaaagattaagatgggcaaaagaacacagacactggacaaaggaactctgcctagaaggccagcatcccggagtcgcctcttcactgttgacgttgagactggtgttttgcgggtactatttaatgaagctgccagttgaggacttgtgaggcatctgtttctcaaactagacactctaatgtacttgtcctcttgctcagttgtgcaccggggcctaccactcctctttctattctggtagagccagtttgcactgttctgtgaagggagtattacactgcgctgtacgagatcttcagattcttggcaatttctcgcattgaGAAATtcaattctcagaacaagaatagactgagtttcagaagaaagcgcTTTATCATTTTCTCTAGATATTTTTAATGTTCTTTTACATACTAACATCATTTGAGCCGGAATACAGTGAAGAGGAGTTGAGACAGCGAGAACAAGAATTGCGAGACCAGCAAGCAGCGATGGGGAGCCACGGGCAGACTAGTGGTGCCTATGCAGGTGCTGTCTAGCCATGCCGACAGAAGAGaacgtggtcccgtgtggctcagttggtagagcatggtgtttgcaacgccaaggttgtgggtttgattcccgcaggggaccagtacaggaaaaaatgtatgaaatgtatgcattcactactgtaagtcgctctggataagagcgtctgctaaatgactaaaatgtaaatgtatttctcagaacaagaatagactgatgagtttcagaagaaaggtctttatttctggccattttgagcctgtaatcgaacccacaaatgctcatGCCCCAGTTACTCAACtactctaaagaaggccagttttattgcttctttaatcagtacaacagttttcaactgtgctatcataattgcaaaagtgttttctaatgattaattagccttttaaaattgaattagctaacacaggagtgatggttgctgataatgggcctctgttcgcctttgtagatattccattaaaaatcagccgtttccatctacagcagtcatttacaacattaacaatgtctacactgtatttctaatcaat
The sequence above is drawn from the Salmo salar chromosome ssa05, Ssal_v3.1, whole genome shotgun sequence genome and encodes:
- the pbxip1b gene encoding pre-B-cell leukemia transcription factor-interacting protein 1 isoform X4 encodes the protein MSDSGGAANSNSWTVLTAEETVAETLRPVEERTEHHEDTPSHTAAEKPTGTPSHTAAEKPTESRPGEDAVSAEESHSVKLQQETQETQPERDKDYTHDLPFDPVPDSTPALDSSASVAPPSSLLEVPAPTGLDPDTHSQSRSLPGNPAPPISDPDSFSDSYTHISSSPDLEEPPALLLNTEPPEEVGLVQEVEGYIQDVHHHYEEGLGQEEEESDLSEVGAKTVVLRPLFLPGPDSHLEAEVVGEEEGVSGVRRRRGSLLAALERIGREEEEEEEDEFRIPQQREQEETGFSLNKCILGAVILLGLGTIFFSGVFMDLDGEGDYDARELRETEVVGKQEWLNPEVPLPPPVDVDSTDQLNKLAKEDPRIAVLQAQLLAQKEELKVAQKEAEDGGKERKKREEVEKEHGRLKKEMTSLPVLQKENERMKRELESVPVLQKDLETLRATVTELKHSTAKEAASPPVSASVLPPSGQAGDDSQNTAGTIEREGKKPGKGEKKELKEEKTDWNKGGKKGYKVEKEWRSGKYDQEKEGKEEKEWKKKEDKKGEWKKDKSSRGNEGKPWKDRGNKMEWKEKSEKKDWKVEKDWKKEKPERWSDSKEWKKSKDERKGKEEKNQKKGGWVEWKGEKNGKEDKNQRKGGYNKGRDEWKGEKEWKGEKNGKEEKNLRKGGWNKGRDEWKGEKEWKNDKDDYKDLGKGWKERGERKEWKEEKDWTKKDGKKDVSKEWKSKDNRRENEWSDGNRKMEGLKEERNGGNWKKDRGNDKYEKDHHYSQEGQKERRKREKGPPQTHRRPPLEQPDYWSHQRERLQHKPNPQTHCSSVEACAQAEGLLPVTMPEFEALLLGYLVKAERVGVEASKREELSKLTKEFFSDGVFVHDQMSFKDFVEDVDDILEDMVEDEEVEEEMDDFEEEAMNRFSVPGRGEREKWRKESGRGRV